A stretch of Paenibacillus peoriae DNA encodes these proteins:
- the infC gene encoding translation initiation factor IF-3 yields MINDEIRVREVRLVGANGEQIGIKPTREALQMAIDANLDLVNVAPQAKPPVCRIMDYGKFRYEQQKKEKEARKNQKIVDIKEVWFRSNIEEHDYQTKFRNVVKFLNEGDKVKCSVRFRGREITHANVGQKILERVKLEVADLCTVERQPKLEGRSMIMILAPKSQ; encoded by the coding sequence ATGATCAATGATGAGATTCGAGTGAGAGAAGTACGTCTAGTTGGTGCGAACGGTGAACAAATCGGGATTAAACCGACGCGTGAAGCTTTGCAAATGGCGATTGACGCAAACTTGGATCTCGTGAACGTGGCGCCTCAAGCGAAGCCGCCCGTGTGTCGGATTATGGATTACGGAAAATTCCGCTATGAGCAACAGAAGAAAGAAAAGGAAGCCCGTAAAAACCAGAAGATCGTTGACATCAAAGAGGTATGGTTCCGTTCCAACATCGAGGAACATGACTACCAAACCAAGTTTCGCAATGTGGTGAAGTTCCTGAATGAAGGGGACAAGGTGAAATGCTCCGTTCGTTTCCGCGGTCGTGAAATTACTCATGCTAACGTGGGTCAAAAAATTCTCGAACGTGTGAAATTGGAAGTTGCTGATCTTTGTACCGTGGAGCGCCAACCCAAGCTCGAAGGACGCAGCATGATTATGATATTGGCTCCAAAGAGTCAATGA
- the rpmI gene encoding 50S ribosomal protein L35, giving the protein MPKMKTHSSLKGRFKITGTGKVMRYKAYKNHLLSHKSKRAKRVLGTNPEMAPGDVKRLKQGLANLK; this is encoded by the coding sequence ATGCCTAAAATGAAAACACATAGCAGCCTTAAAGGCCGCTTCAAAATTACCGGTACTGGTAAAGTAATGCGTTACAAAGCTTACAAAAACCACTTGCTTTCCCACAAATCCAAACGTGCAAAACGCGTTCTGGGTACTAACCCTGAGATGGCACCTGGGGACGTTAAGCGTCTGAAACAAGGTCTTGCTAACCTGAAATAG
- the rplT gene encoding 50S ribosomal protein L20 — MARVKGGFVVRRRHKKVLKLAKGYFGSKHRIFKTANEQVMKSLVYAYRDRRQTKRNFRRLWIVRINAAARLNGLSYSKLMHGLKLAGVDINRKILADLAVNDINAFNSLATVAKGKINA; from the coding sequence ATGGCAAGAGTAAAGGGCGGATTCGTCGTTCGTCGTCGTCATAAAAAAGTATTGAAGCTTGCTAAAGGTTATTTTGGTTCCAAACACCGCATTTTTAAAACAGCTAACGAGCAGGTAATGAAATCGCTTGTTTACGCATACCGTGACCGTCGTCAGACGAAACGTAACTTCCGCAGACTGTGGATCGTGCGTATCAACGCAGCAGCTCGTTTGAACGGTTTGTCTTACAGCAAATTGATGCACGGCCTGAAATTGGCTGGTGTGGACATTAACCGCAAAATCTTGGCTGATCTTGCAGTCAATGATATTAATGCATTCAACTCTTTGGCAACTGTTGCTAAAGGCAAAATCAACGCTTAA
- a CDS encoding BMP family lipoprotein produces the protein MKKMFSMSLVMLLAISVILAGCGNKNQGSSNANGGDTGGSAKTSNVQIGMVTDVGGVNDKSFNQSAWEALQATEKESGVKVKYLQSKSDQDYIPNLNQFVKGDFNLTWGIGFNLANAIGQVAKDNPSKNLAIIDSVVDAPNVKSVVFAENEGSFLVGVVAGKLTKTNKIGFVGGQDSPLIKRFEKGFEAGIKAVNPNAKLEVNYTGAFDKPDLGKAAAATIYNSGADIIFHAAGGSGTGVFNEALARKQQGQQVWVIGVDKDQSLEFGDDVTLTSMVKRVDEAVKRVSKEVIDGKFKGGVETLALKDNGIGLADTSTKNVPKDVLDIVEQYKQKIIKGEITVPSK, from the coding sequence ATGAAGAAAATGTTCAGTATGTCTTTGGTTATGCTGCTGGCGATCTCGGTCATTCTCGCAGGCTGCGGTAACAAAAATCAAGGTTCGTCCAACGCAAATGGTGGAGACACAGGTGGTTCTGCCAAAACATCGAATGTCCAAATCGGCATGGTTACAGATGTGGGTGGAGTAAACGACAAATCGTTTAACCAATCTGCTTGGGAGGCACTACAAGCCACTGAGAAAGAATCAGGCGTTAAAGTTAAATACCTGCAAAGTAAATCCGATCAAGATTATATTCCTAACCTGAACCAATTTGTTAAGGGTGATTTTAACCTGACTTGGGGAATCGGTTTTAATCTGGCGAATGCGATTGGACAAGTAGCGAAAGACAACCCGAGCAAGAATTTGGCGATCATTGACAGTGTCGTGGATGCGCCTAACGTAAAATCGGTTGTTTTTGCTGAAAATGAAGGTTCCTTCTTGGTGGGGGTTGTAGCTGGTAAGCTTACTAAAACAAACAAAATTGGTTTTGTGGGTGGACAAGATAGCCCGTTGATCAAACGTTTTGAAAAAGGATTCGAAGCAGGAATTAAAGCTGTAAATCCAAATGCAAAATTGGAAGTTAACTACACAGGTGCATTTGATAAGCCGGATCTGGGTAAAGCAGCGGCTGCGACGATCTATAACAGCGGTGCAGATATTATTTTCCATGCAGCTGGCGGATCTGGTACAGGTGTATTTAACGAAGCACTCGCACGTAAGCAACAAGGTCAGCAAGTATGGGTTATTGGTGTGGATAAAGACCAATCGCTTGAATTTGGTGACGACGTAACATTGACTTCGATGGTAAAACGTGTAGATGAAGCTGTAAAACGCGTATCTAAAGAAGTAATTGACGGTAAATTTAAGGGCGGTGTCGAAACACTGGCTCTGAAGGATAATGGCATTGGTTTGGCAGACACATCAACGAAAAACGTACCTAAAGACGTGCTTGATATTGTAGAACAATACAAGCAAAAAATTATTAAGGGCGAAATTACAGTTCCTTCGAAATAA